The genomic DNA ATAGTAACCTCAGAACCACATCATCATTTAGAAACTGAGTGATGCAAATGCGTAAAAGATTGGAACAATTATTATTACGTAAACCAACTAGTGTCCTTGGCATAGATATCGGTTCTACTTCGGTTAAAATCGTAGAAATCGCCTGGAATAAGGGTAGAGCTCTTCTGAAAAACCTAAATATAGCCGATATTAAACCGGGTATCGTCAGTGAAGGTAAAATTGTCGATGTTGCCGGTATGACGGAAATTCTTAGCAGTGCTGTTGCAAATAGCGGCACTACTTGCCGTGATGTCGTAACTGCCGTTAACGGACAGGCTATCTTTATTCGTGAACTACCCTTCCCTGCAATGGAAGAGGCCGAAATGCGCGAGGCTATTAAATGGGATATGGAAAAGTATGTTCCGTATTCACAAGATAGCTATTATTATGATTTTGCGACAGTTGGCCCCGGTAATAACCTACAAGAAGTAAGGGTTTTAGTTGTAGCTGCTCCTCATGACGCTGTTGATCCCTTAGTAGCGACAGTTAAAGGCTCAGGACTAAGGCCTTTGGCAATTGATATCGAGCCTTTGGCTTTATTTCGTACATTAAAAAAAGAAGAAAATACTCTAATAATTGATATTGGTGCGAATATTACCCAGATAATACTTTATCAAAATGGCTGTCCCGTCGTTACTCGCATTTTGCCGATTGCCGGAAATCGTTTTACAGAAACTATAAGGAGCGCTCTTGATCTTGAATGGAATGAGGCTGAAAATCTAAAATTGCGCCAGCGTAATTTACTGCAGCGTTTAGATTCAAATAGTGAATTTACTACTCTCCATACTCAGCTAAATTTAATAGTCAAAGAATTAGCTAGAGATGTCAGACGAACCGTGGAGTACTATCAAATGCAAAATCGTGATGCAATTATTGAAAACTTCTATTTAACGGGAGGAGGCGCTAATATCGATAATCTGGCGCCTAATCTTGCAGCTTTGTTAGATGACGTTCCAGTATTAGAGCATAACCCTCTTGATTTTATCGATGTTTCATCTTCTTTTGATTTGACCTATATTAAGATGCTGGCGCCGCGTTTGTCGGTAGCTATTGGCCTAGGGTTGCGTGGAGGTGGAGTATAATGCTTCGGATCAACCTTCTACCGCTATCTGAAAGAAGTCCTAAATATCCGATAAAGATAATCATCGGACTGGTAAGTTGTCTTCTCCTTATTAGTTTTACTGCTATATATTGTTATAATTCTTTTATCATTTGGAACCTTGAACGGCAAATAACGGAGACACGAAATCAGTATGAACTGCTAAAACCAACCCAACAGGCAATGATTTATGCCGGAAATAAGCAGCAGACCATAAATGCAAAAAATAATATTTTGACTACCTTAACAAACGAACGTAAGCCTTGGCCGCCGATAATCAATCATTTGGCTGCTATGACTACACCGCGTGTTTGGTTTACTGAAATTAGTGAAGCTGATAAAGAAACCCTAAAGATTATCGGTATTGCAGCCGATTATCAAGAATTGGCAGCCTTCCTCCGAAATCTGGAAAAGGATAAAATGTTTGCAGATCCGATGCTAGTCCACGCTGACAGCAGTCCTAGCCAAGCTATAATAGGAACAAGATACGAAATAACCGTTAAGCTTAGGGGGATGAAATAATGAAATTAGTATTGAGTAAAGTTCCCCCTAGGTATCAGATAACACTAATTGCTATTGGAATAGCAGGGTTTATCTTAGTTATTATATTTTACCTTTTACTTCCTCAACGAGAACGCATTGATATCCTGCAAAATCAGTTCGAACTAGAAAAACAAAAAGTAGCAGTAGTAGAAGCATTTGCAACGGCACATCCGAATTCTGAACAATATTTGCTTCAACTTGATCAACAAGTAGTTCATGTCGATAGGCTGCTGCCCAATCAGCCTGATATCAGCGACTTTTTGTTACAGCTTGATCAGGCCGCTAAAGAATGCGGCGTTGAGATTGTTAATATTAAATTTTCACCATCGGTAAATAAAAAAGGTTATCGTGATATTCCCCTTGAAATACTAATATCAGGCGACTACTTCAAGACATTGAACTTTCTATCCAAAACGGAGAATTTACCGCGCTTTAATTCAATAAATAGTGTTATCACTCAGTCTCGGGACGAAGTTCTGGAAACTAAACTTACCGTAACTATCTATTGCTTTGGAGTTGCGCAAAATCAGAAACCTGCCGAGCCAGCCAAGAAATAAGGTTGGCTTTAATTTTTTAAAGGAGTGTATTTACTTATGTTACGTTTTGTTACCGCCGGTGAATCGCACGGTCCATGCCTTACCGTAATTATCGAAGGCCTACCCGCCGGCCTTAATTTAGATATAGACCAAATCAACGAAGAACTGGCAAGGCGCCAGCAAGGATATGGCAGGGGCGGGCGAATGAAGATTGAAAGCGATAAAGCCGATATTGTTTCGGGAGTACGTTTTGGCCAAACGCTTGGCAGTCCAATAACCATAATCATTAAGAACTGTGATTGGGAAAATTGGCAACAACGAATGTCCGTGGAAGGAGCAAAAACCGGCGAAGCTGTTACTAACGCTCGACCCGGTCATGCCGATTTAACGGGAGTATTAAAATATGACCGTCAAGATATCAGAGATATTCTTGAACGGGCAAGCGCTAGGGAAACCGCGGCCAGAACGGCTGTCGGAGCAATAATGAAACAATTTTTACGGACGGCAGCCAATATTGAAATCGCATCGCATGTAATTAACATCGGCGGTATTAAATTTGACAAGCCGGTAACTTTTTTTGAAATAAAAAATAACAGGTCACACGAAACCGGCTGTGTTGATCTTCAGACTGAAACTGCCATGAAAGCGCTAATTGATACAGCAAAACAAAATGGCGATACTTTGGGCGGCGTATTTGAAATTGTGGCCACAAATTTAATAGTCGGACTTGGCAGCCATATTCAATGGGATCGCCGCTTGGATACCAAGCTAACTGCCGCATTAATGTCGATTCCGGCTGTAAAAGGTGTAGAAATAGGCGATGGCTTTGAGTATGCAAATTTATATGGCAGTCAGGCCCACGACGAAATCTTTTACGAAGCGCAAAAAGGCTATTATCATAAAACTAATCATGCCGGCGGTATCGAAGGCGGCATGAGCAATGGTGAGGACATTAGAGCGCGAGCCGTTATGAAACCAATACCTACCTTAATGAAACCCCTACAATCTGTAAACATCCTTACTAAAGATTCCGTTACCGCTAATACTGAGCGCAGCGATGCCTGCGCCGTTCCGGCCGCTGCTGTTGTTGGTGAGGCCATGATGGCGATTACACTGGCTGAAGCCTTAATCCAAAAATTCAGCAGTGATAACATGACCGATTTATTAAACTCTATCGAAAGTTATAACCTGCGTTTAAGTAGGTGCTAGTCTTGAAAAATGTTGTCTTAATAGGTTTTATGGGAACAGGAAAGAGTAGTATAGGACGTTTGCTAGCCTGTCGGCTGCGGCGGCCATTTATGGACACTGATAAGAAGATTGAACGAGAGTATGGTATGACCATACCTGAGATATTCCAGCAATTTGGTGAAGTTGGTTTTCGCAGCAGAGAATCTGCCGTAGTCGCAAAATTATCACGCTATACTAATGCAGTCATTTCTACCGGCGGAGGTATTGTGCTTTCGGCTGATAACATCAGACGATTACGAGCTAATGGCGTTATTATCGCGCTTAGCGCTTCTCCTCAAACGATATTGGAAAGAACATCCCGTCGCAATAATCGGCCCTTGCTCAATCAGCCTGACCGCGAACAGACAATAATTAAATTGCTAAATGAAAGAGCGCCCCTTTACGCAGTTAGCGACTTTTCTATAGACACAACCAATTATACGCCCCATCAAGTAGTAGACAGGATAATATCTTTTTTACGTGAAGGAGGATTTTTGCGTGGCTGAACTTAAGGTTGACTTAGGTGATAATAGCTATAAAATTCACATTGGAACTGATTGGTTTTGTAATTTATGCAGTTTACTCAAGCAATTTAAATCCAGCTCTAAGGCGCTAATTGTTACAGACAGCAATATTGTGAAGCTTTATAGTGAAAAGGTTGCCAACCTTTTTCGCTCAGCTGGTATAAACGTCAAAGTTTATTCGATCAATGTAGGCGAACAGTCAAAATCAGCTTCTCAAGCCATGGAGCTATATACCAAAGCTATCGAAATGAACCTTGATCGAAAATCGCCGATAGTCGCTCTTGGCGGCGGAGTAGTTGGTGATTTAGCGGGCTTTATCGCAGCTACCTACCTGAGGGGTGTACCATTTATCCAAATTCCTACTAGTTTATTGGCTCAGGTTGACTCAAGTGTCGGCGGTAAGGTAGCTATCAATCACCCGCTAGGAAAAAACCTCATCGGGGCCTTTTATCAGCCTAAGATGGTCTTTATTGATACCAATGTTCTTACTACGCTACCAGATAGAGAACTGTATACCGGGTTAGCCGAAGTTATTAAGTATGGCATTATAGCTGACGCTAGTTTTTTTCAATATTTAAATGAAAAAAAGAATCAAATTTTAAGCAAAGATCCCTCGGTCATGACTAACATCATCCATCGATCGTGTGAGATTAAGGCAAACGTTGTAGCAAACGATGAGCGGGAAACGGGCCAACGAGCTATTTTAAACTTTGGTCATACTATAGGTCATGCTATTGAGGCTTATACTGGATATAATAAATATAACCATGGCGAAGCTGTCGCAATCGGCATGCATGGAGCTGCGTTAATTAGCTATCACATGGGTTTATGCTCAAGCCAAGTCGTTGATAACATAAAAAATGTAATTATGAATTTCCGTTTGCCTTTAAAAGCAGATAACTGCCCGATAAATGAAATAATGCCACTTCTAATCCGGGATAAAAAGGCTATTGATGGCAGAATTAATTGGGTACTTGTTAATGCCCTAGGAAAAGTGTCACTAGTTAATAATGTACCAGAGATAGTTATTAAAACTGCCCTAGATGAAATTACATAAACATTGACTTAAACTAGTAAACTATATTAGTAATGCTATTTGTAATTTTACAAATGCAGTTGGAATGGGGGATAGTTAATAATGCTAGACCGTCGAATATTAGGCGATGTACTGGATAAGGCCTTGCAGTACGGGGGCGATTTTGCCGATATATTTATTGAAAATCGATCAAGCACAATGGTTGCCTGCGAGGAAAACAGAATCGAACGAATCAGATCGGGCACAGACATTGGGGCTGGCATAAGAGTGGTTTATGGTGACACAACGGCTTATGCCTATACTAATAAAGTAACAAAAGACGATTTGTTAAAGGCAGCCAATATTGCCAGTCGAGCTGCTAAGAAAAGTCAAGTCGATGTAAATATTGATTTAAGAAAGATTCAACCTGAGCTAGATTTCAAAATAAAAAAAATGCCGAATGAAATAAAAATCGATGACAAAGTTATGGCGGTTCAAGACGCTAATAAAGCTGCTCGCTCTGTCGATAATCGTATAAAACAAGTTATGGCCGTATATGGCGATGTTGTACAAAACGTAACTATTGCAAATTCCTTAGGCCGACTTGTAGAGGATCAACGTGTACGAACCAGATTGTCAGTCAACGCCATTGCGGCTGGTAATAGTGAAATTCAGACTGGCTTTGAATCAGTTGGCACCAATCAGGGATTTGAGCTCTTAGATAATGACCAAGCCAGTAATGTTGGCAACATCGCCGCAAATAGAGCGATTACATTACTAGAGGCAAAACCGGCCCCGGCTGGAAAAATGCCTGTTGTAATGGCGGCTGACGCTGGTGGAACAATGGTTCATGAGGCGTGTGGGCACGGTCTTGAAGCAGATCTTGTTCAAAAAGGCTTGTCTGTTTATGGCGGTCAGGAGAATAAACAAGTTGCCTCCAATTTAATTACTGTTGTTGATGATGGTACAATACCGAATAAGTACGGTACTTTAAGATTCGATGACGAAGGGTTTCCAACTCAGAAAAGCATATTAATCGAAAATGGCATTCTTAAAGGTTTTATGCATGACTACCTCACGTCTAACCGTGCTGGTGTAAAGCCGACTGGCAACGGCCGACGCGAGTCCTTTGAACATAAACCCATTCCCCGGATGCGTAATACTTACATTGCTCAAGGTCAAGATGACCCTGAAAAAATTATCAAATCAATAAAAAACGGTTTGCTTGTTAAAAAAATGGGCGGCGGTCAGGTCAATACTGTAAACGGCGACTTTGTTTTTGATGTTGCCGAAGGTTTTCTAATTAAAAACGGTTCAATTTCGCATGCTGTCCGCGGGGCGACACTAACAGGTAATGGCCCAGAGGTATTAAAAATGGTCGATATGGTGGGGAAAGACCTCGGTTACACAATCGGTACCTGCGGGAAAGACGGGCAGGGAGCGCCAGTGTCGGACGCACAGCCCACTATTCGTATTCCGGAAATAGTAGTGGGAGGCACATCGCACGACTCGGATTTAAAGTGCTGCACAATACGTAGAATTTAAAGCTAAAGCGGTCAAGTGGCCGCTTTTAATTTTTTTTTATAAACGCTATTAATCTGCAAGACATGGACATAAATCCCATGGCAGCAAAAAAATGCTATTTATTAGCAGGATAGTTAATCTCCTAGTCGAATATTCTACGAGCATACAAACTTGCGGAGGTGTTAATAGATTGGCAACAACTAAGAAAAAAAAGGCAATATTCATTGTTTCTGCTATTGTAATTGCTTTACTCAGTATTATCGCGTTCCGGATCTATTCGAACCTCGCTGCAAATAAACAACGCGCAGCTAAAATGTCGCAGGGCCAGGTGGTAACGGTTGAAGTTGAAAGAGTTTCAAGACAGGATATTAGTCCGGTTTTGACCTTTTCTGCAAGCCTTGAACCTTTCTGGGTTGCAGATATTTCGTCAAAGGTTGATGGACGTATCGACGTATTGAATGTTAACGAGGGCGATATTGTTTCAGAAGGAACAATTATTGCAACTTTAGATACAATCGAGCTTCAGGCTCAAGTTGTCCAAGCAGAAGGCAATCTTTTATCTACCCAAGCAAATTTAGAACAAGCTGAACTTGAATTACGACGAACTCAGTCATTAGCTAAACAAGGTGCTATATCACAGCAGTCGTTAGATAACGCAAGGACAAAGCGCGACTTATATGCTGGTCAGGTCAGATCAGCAGTCGGGAATTTAAACTTGCTGCAGGCACGATTAGATAATGCGAATATATATGCTCCACGTGACGGTGTTGTCGTCAAACGTTATCTTCAATCAGGCGTATATACTAAAGCTGGAACAGCTATTATAAGTTTGGCTGATGTTACTTCACTCTTGGCCAAAGCTACAGTAGGTGAGGCGCAAATAGCCCAGTTGGTGGTCGGTACAAAAGTCAATGTTAATGTAGATGCACTAGGCAAAGAGTTTACCGGCGTAATTACTCGTATTTCCCCGACAGCTTCATTGCCGTCAAGAACATTCACGGCAGAAATAACAATACCGAATGATGAAGGTATATTAAAACCCGGTATGTTTGCCAAAGTCGGTGTTCCTGGACAGATGCGCCTAGGCGCAATTGCTGTTCCTGAAAAGGCGTTGGTGTTGCGTGAAGATCAAAAAACTGTCTATATAGTAACAGATGACAATACGGTCCGGCAGCGTGTTATTAAGATCGGTTTTGTGGGTAACGGCTGGGCAGAGGTTCTCGAAGGTTTACAGGAAGGTGAACAGATTGTTACGGCAGGGCAAAACAAACTGAAGGATGGTTCAGCAATTAGGCCGGCTCAATCTAAGGAAGGTGGCATTTAAATGGGTATAGGCACCTTCATTAGACGGCCGGTATTCACTGTAATGCTGGTAATGCTTTTAGTCGTGTTCGGAATCGGGTCCTATTCTTCATTAGGTATAGATTTGTATCCCGATGTTGACTTTCCCATCGTAAACGTTACCATTACATATAAAGGCACTTCACCCGAAGAGATGGAGAATTTAATTACCAAGCCTGTTGAGGATGCCGTAAGTTCTGTCGCTGGGATAAAAACACTTTCGTCGGTTTCGCGAGAGGGTACCTCGCAGATTACCGTAGAGTTTGAATTTGGTACTGATCCAAAACTCGCGGCAAATGAGGTCCGCGAAAAGGTTGCCAGCGTTCGCCGCAGGCTCCCTGATCAGATTGACGAACCAGTCGTGAAACGTCTTGATATTACTGCCCAATCAATTGTCTATTTTAGCTTGGCATCTGATTTACGCCCTCGCGGTGAAATACGCAAATTGGCTGAAGATATTGTCAAGGATGAACTCCAACGCTTAGATGGTGTGGCCGAAGTTAACGTCTATGGTGCATCATTACGTGAAATTCAGCTTTTAGTTGATCCGCAAAAACTCGAAGCTTATAATATAGGTTTTCAGCAAATTTTAGATGTTGTGAACGCTCATAACATCAATACGCCGGGAGGTAGAGTAAACGAACAAGGTACCGAGCTAACAGTTCGGACCATCGGACGTTATAAGAGCCTTGATGACATTCGAAATATTATAGTTGCCAACAATGGGGGAATGCTGGTCAGAGTCGCCGATGTTGCCACGGTAAATGACGGATGGGCGGAAGAGCGGGACTATGCTAGAACCAACGGCACACCGAGTGTAATAATTGCTGTGCAGAAACAATCTGGCACTAATACGGTTGATGTTGCCGAACGCGTTAAAGCAGAAATGAAGAATATGGAAGCTGCCGTATTGCCGTCGGATATCACAGTTACAACTGTTCGCGACAGTTCCCTTTATATTCACGACAACCTGGAAGATGTTATGATTTCACTAGTCTTCGGCGGGTTGTTGGCAGTTATGATAACATTTCTATTTCTGCAAAATACGAGAGCAACCTTAATAGGTGCAATCGCAATCCCGACATCCATAATAGCTACTTTCTTTCTAATGAAAAGCATGAATTTTACACTAAACAATATGTCTTTGATGGGCTTGAGCCTAGCAGTTGGTATTCTAATTGATGATGCTATAGTAGTAATCGAGAACATATATCGCCATATCGAAAACGGCCAGAAGCCTATGGAAGCTGCTAAAAATGGCACTAGTGAAATTGCGTTGGCTGTATTGGCGACAACGCTTTCCATTCTCGCCGTTTTTGTTCCGGTAGGCAATATGGGTGAGATTGTTGGGCAATTCTTCAAGCAATTTGGCTTAACGGTAGCTTTTGCTGTTGCGTTTTCGCTTTTTGTCGCTTTCACGTTAACGCCAATGCTATCGGCATATTGGCTAAAAGAACGTGTAGAAAGCGGAAAAAAGAAGCTCGTCGGTCCTTTTGCCTGGCTCCAAAAAATTCTTGATGCCTGGGAAAAAGGTTTTCTTATCGTTAGGGATACATACAAAGAGGTTCTTATATGGGCCCTAAAACGGCCAAAAAAGGTAGTAGCAATGGCTGTCTTATCACTCTTTCTAAATGGTCTCCTTGTACCATTCTTAGGGGTTGAGTTTCAACCCACCTATGATTCCGGAGATTTTAATATTTACTTGACGGCTCCTGCCGGCACGTCTATGGATAGAATGAAGGAATTAGCTAGCCCGATTGAGCAAGAGGTGCTTGCCATTCCTGAATTGCAATCCGCGTTTTTTACTATAGGAGCAATGCGTCAGCCTGTTTATAAAGCTACTATCGGTGTTCGTCTAGTTCCTTCGAGTGAGCGTGAACGCAGCATGTCTGAGATAATGGATACTTTGCGCGTTAAATTTAGAAGCGTTGAAGGCTTAAAGGTTTCTGTTCAGAATACTCAGGGGATTGGGCGCGGCGATTCCCGTCCTGTTCAAATAGGCTTACGCGGACCTGAACTCCAGGTTCTTTCGCAAAAGGCTCAAGAATTAGCCGAATTTATAAAAACTATCCCAGGAACCACCGATGTTGATATATCTAGCGAACAGTTCGAACCGGAGATCCATGTAAAACTGGATCCGGCCAGAGCAGGAGATGTCGGAGTTGATGCAACTTCAGTTGGAAATATAATTCAAGCCGCTTTCTTAGGTATAACGACTAATAACGAATATAATGTGGGGGACAGTGATTACAGCATTCGAGTGCAAATGTTTCCCCAAAATCGGTTGAGTTATGATGATGTTGCTAACCTTCGAGTTTCTACTAAATCTGGAAATTTTGTACGGCTTGCCGATATTGCCGACGTTAACATCTCGTCAGGTCCAACACAGATTGATCGGGAATCACGCCAACGCCAGGTAATAGTTTATGCAAATACTGTAGGCGTTTCGTCTGGTGTCGTTCTGCAGGAAATTCGCGATGGAATGCCTAATTTAAACTTACCGTTAGGATATACTTATAAATTTGTCGGCCAAGCGCAAACTATGCAGGATTCTTTTATGCAGATAGCTAAAGCTTTAGTATTGGCTATTGTACTAATCTATATGGTATTAGCGGCACAGTTTGAAAGCTTTGTCCACCCGCTTACAATCATGATTTCCCTGCCTTTTTCACTAATAGGAGCCATTTTAGGACTGCTAATCGCAGCCAAAACAGTTAATATCATGTCATTGATCGGTATGATTATGTTGATGGGTTTAGTTACCAAAAATGCCATCCTCCTGGTTGACTATACAAATCAGCTACGTGAAAGGGGAACGTCACTTACAGAAGCTCTAATTGAGGCCGGTGTAATTAGGTTAAGGCCAATTCTCATGACAACGATGGCCATGATTTTCGGTATGCTGCCTGTAGCTCTCGGGTGGGGCGCTGGAGCCGAGCTAAGATCATCAATGGGGGTCGTCTTAGTAGGCGGGTTAATCACTTCGACTTTTTTGACATTAATTGTCGTTCCACTCGTATATTTACTAATTGATCGACTCCAGCAACGATTTAAGAACCGTACACCTGAAGCATACTCAAAAAACGCTTAAAAGCTAGTAGTCTAGACAATTGGAGGCAAAGTTAAATGGTTAAAAGAATTGCTGTCTTAACTAGTGGCGGTGACGCGCCTGGTATGAATGCTGCTATCCGTGCCGTAGTTCGAACGGCCATTAATAAAGGGTTTGAGGTTTTCGGGGTTGAACGTGGCTATGAAGGAGTGGTAAACGGTCAGTTCATTCTGATGAATTCTCACTCTGTTGGCGGTACGATTCAGCACGGAGGAACCTTTTTACGTACAGCCCGCAGCGAAGCTTTCATGACGGAAGAAGGCTTTAAAACTGCCGTAAAACAGCTCAGGGATAAGTGTATTGATTATCTTGTTGTGGTTGGCGGTGATGGCTCGATGGCAGGAGCAATGAATTTGGCACAAGCGGGAATTCAAACAGTTACTATTCCGGCTACCATTGATAACGATATGTCAGGCACAGATTATACAATAGGATTTGACACTGCATTAAATACTGTACTAGATGCAACTAATAAGATTAGAGATACTGCCGCCTCACATGAACGAGTCGCAATTATAGAAGTTATGGGACGGAGCGCAGGGCACATTGCTTTGATGGCTGGCCTTGCCTGCGGAGCAGAAGTTATATTGCTGCCGGAACAGCCGGTCGATATAGATAACGTTTGTCATGGTCTATTGCGCAGCTATAAGCGCGGCAAGCTATACAGCATTGTGCTTGTTGCAGAGGGAGCCGGTAAAGGCTATGATATCGCTAAACAAATTGCTGAACGAACCAGTTTTAATCCCCATGTTACCGTATTAGGATACATTCAGCGTGGGGGAAGCCCTACAGCTATGGATAACATAATCGGCAGCCGCATGGGTGCAACAGCGGTTGAGACTATCATCAAAGATGAGGCTAACTGTCTGATAGCATATCAACAGGGGCAAATAATTACTATTCCTTATGAAGAGGTTAATAATTATAAACATGGTATTGATCCAGACGTCTATCAGCTAGCAAAGATATTATCTTCGACCTAATAATTAAAACCGTACGTATGAACGTACGGTTTTTTATTGCCTATCTGTCCTATATGTAAACATAAAGTTAGTAACTGAATACAATACAATATATGAAACATATTTAGGAGGTATCATAGTGCATAGCAATGACTTTAGTAATATGCTCACTCTAATGAGAGCTCAGAATACGTATATAAGTCAAGCTGTTAAATATATATTTTCACTATACAGTGACCTTAATCTGGCGGGTAATACTTCGTTTCAGGA from Veillonellaceae bacterium includes the following:
- a CDS encoding efflux RND transporter permease subunit → MGIGTFIRRPVFTVMLVMLLVVFGIGSYSSLGIDLYPDVDFPIVNVTITYKGTSPEEMENLITKPVEDAVSSVAGIKTLSSVSREGTSQITVEFEFGTDPKLAANEVREKVASVRRRLPDQIDEPVVKRLDITAQSIVYFSLASDLRPRGEIRKLAEDIVKDELQRLDGVAEVNVYGASLREIQLLVDPQKLEAYNIGFQQILDVVNAHNINTPGGRVNEQGTELTVRTIGRYKSLDDIRNIIVANNGGMLVRVADVATVNDGWAEERDYARTNGTPSVIIAVQKQSGTNTVDVAERVKAEMKNMEAAVLPSDITVTTVRDSSLYIHDNLEDVMISLVFGGLLAVMITFLFLQNTRATLIGAIAIPTSIIATFFLMKSMNFTLNNMSLMGLSLAVGILIDDAIVVIENIYRHIENGQKPMEAAKNGTSEIALAVLATTLSILAVFVPVGNMGEIVGQFFKQFGLTVAFAVAFSLFVAFTLTPMLSAYWLKERVESGKKKLVGPFAWLQKILDAWEKGFLIVRDTYKEVLIWALKRPKKVVAMAVLSLFLNGLLVPFLGVEFQPTYDSGDFNIYLTAPAGTSMDRMKELASPIEQEVLAIPELQSAFFTIGAMRQPVYKATIGVRLVPSSERERSMSEIMDTLRVKFRSVEGLKVSVQNTQGIGRGDSRPVQIGLRGPELQVLSQKAQELAEFIKTIPGTTDVDISSEQFEPEIHVKLDPARAGDVGVDATSVGNIIQAAFLGITTNNEYNVGDSDYSIRVQMFPQNRLSYDDVANLRVSTKSGNFVRLADIADVNISSGPTQIDRESRQRQVIVYANTVGVSSGVVLQEIRDGMPNLNLPLGYTYKFVGQAQTMQDSFMQIAKALVLAIVLIYMVLAAQFESFVHPLTIMISLPFSLIGAILGLLIAAKTVNIMSLIGMIMLMGLVTKNAILLVDYTNQLRERGTSLTEALIEAGVIRLRPILMTTMAMIFGMLPVALGWGAGAELRSSMGVVLVGGLITSTFLTLIVVPLVYLLIDRLQQRFKNRTPEAYSKNA
- the pfkA gene encoding 6-phosphofructokinase, with the protein product MVKRIAVLTSGGDAPGMNAAIRAVVRTAINKGFEVFGVERGYEGVVNGQFILMNSHSVGGTIQHGGTFLRTARSEAFMTEEGFKTAVKQLRDKCIDYLVVVGGDGSMAGAMNLAQAGIQTVTIPATIDNDMSGTDYTIGFDTALNTVLDATNKIRDTAASHERVAIIEVMGRSAGHIALMAGLACGAEVILLPEQPVDIDNVCHGLLRSYKRGKLYSIVLVAEGAGKGYDIAKQIAERTSFNPHVTVLGYIQRGGSPTAMDNIIGSRMGATAVETIIKDEANCLIAYQQGQIITIPYEEVNNYKHGIDPDVYQLAKILSST